The Agreia sp. COWG nucleotide sequence GCGGGGCGCACGGACTCGGCCTGCGGCCCCTTTGCTCCCGTTCCGACCTCGAAGACGACCTGCTGACCCTCTTCGAGAACCTTGTAGCCGCCCATCTCGATCGCGGAGTAGTGGACGAAGACGTCCTGGCCTCCCTCGTCGACGGTGATGAAGCCGTAGCCCTTTTCAGCGTTGAACCACTTCACGGTTCCGTTCGCCATTGTTACTCCCGATATTTGCTCAATGTGACCTGCAGACACCCGATGAAGCCCGAGCGACCAAGGCCGATACTATTCAGCGAATCAGCGGGATCAGAGCGGATTCCGGCGTTTGCGCCCATCCTTTTCCGCGTTTTTTCACGACGGAAACATCACCGAAATACGCGGCCGCGTGAAGCGGCCGGAGAGGTCTATTGCGTGGGCTCGTCCGTCGAGCCGTCGATCGACGGCTCGACGAAGTCG carries:
- a CDS encoding cold-shock protein produces the protein MANGTVKWFNAEKGYGFITVDEGGQDVFVHYSAIEMGGYKVLEEGQQVVFEVGTGAKGPQAESVRPA